One genomic segment of Bacteroidales bacterium includes these proteins:
- a CDS encoding T9SS type A sorting domain-containing protein: MTKINKLIVLLFIIPLCSFSQHPAWTNYTNTDKVFDILIDGEYLWVATDGGLYKYNKTTEQYTFYNRANANLPDNHLRSLVKDKAGKLWLTTQYYGIGCFDGEKCTIYNTQNSGLPFDQWNLKIIIDNDENKWIGSFSNIVKYDGNKWEKWETGSPISSYFAINDLLEDKDSNIWIAASWGLGKLSNGEIQYFQQITSEVTSLAYDNNNNLLIGSLNNGLFKYNGTLFINYDTTNSTIPTNCIYTLKFDSENTLWLGSSAGLIKYNNENFTVYNTNNSNIPENVILTIEPEQNGIIWLGTFNNGLVKFDGTNFEKKNLINSNLKSNKIGDLETINDSIYILNGFFSKNMYLTRFSDNNWTSIDSSNGLKTKKITVIEAGNYHGLYIGGYETILSYKNQNNNWKYFDEFNNDYINCILPINEDTFYVGTCNNGLIKYENGVLTNYNKNNSSLTCNYIHDITFDKEGNLWGASGEIQIEDPAIFKFTDTDFEIWNWQNNKIPDYYITKIKFDLNNNLWCNSIDTNGIVGIESGGGLQKFDGNNWTNFNIYNSNIPSNTIFDIFIDSIDNIWIATCAGGIAKFNGNANWEIYNVLNSGIAHNIANKIIITKDNKLWVGHYICSGGISVADLDKIDNIINTRNKNIIEGFEIFPNPSNDYINISINFEYNGSALLSIYNLSGAKIYCNTIYIENNIDKNLEFYLTDLNIKHNGVYIFQIAINDSFYHFKFVVNK; this comes from the coding sequence ATGACAAAAATTAATAAATTAATTGTTTTATTATTTATTATTCCTCTGTGTTCATTTAGTCAGCATCCGGCATGGACTAATTATACTAATACCGATAAAGTATTTGATATTTTAATTGATGGAGAATATTTATGGGTAGCAACTGATGGTGGTTTATACAAATATAATAAAACAACCGAACAATATACATTTTATAACAGAGCTAATGCAAATTTGCCCGATAATCATTTGCGCAGCCTTGTAAAAGATAAGGCAGGCAAACTTTGGTTAACAACACAATACTATGGCATTGGGTGTTTTGATGGAGAAAAATGTACAATATATAATACTCAAAATTCCGGTTTGCCCTTTGACCAATGGAATTTAAAAATAATAATTGATAATGACGAAAACAAATGGATTGGAAGTTTTAGTAACATAGTAAAATATGATGGCAATAAGTGGGAAAAGTGGGAAACAGGTAGTCCTATATCAAGCTATTTTGCTATTAATGATTTATTAGAAGATAAAGACAGCAATATTTGGATTGCTGCAAGCTGGGGTTTAGGAAAACTTTCAAATGGTGAAATACAATACTTTCAGCAAATTACATCGGAGGTTACTTCATTAGCTTATGATAATAACAATAACTTATTAATAGGATCACTAAATAATGGATTGTTTAAATATAATGGCACATTATTTATTAATTACGATACTACTAACTCAACTATTCCAACAAATTGTATTTATACATTAAAATTTGATTCGGAAAATACTTTATGGCTTGGTTCATCAGCAGGATTAATTAAATACAATAATGAAAATTTTACTGTATATAACACAAATAATTCCAATATTCCTGAAAATGTAATTTTAACAATAGAACCTGAGCAAAATGGAATTATATGGTTAGGAACTTTTAATAATGGTCTTGTAAAATTTGATGGAACAAATTTTGAAAAAAAAAATTTAATTAATTCAAATTTAAAAAGCAATAAAATTGGAGATTTAGAAACTATTAATGACTCAATTTATATATTAAATGGGTTTTTTTCTAAAAATATGTATCTGACAAGATTCTCAGATAATAACTGGACAAGTATTGATTCTTCAAATGGATTAAAAACCAAGAAAATTACTGTTATTGAAGCAGGTAATTACCATGGATTATATATTGGTGGATACGAAACAATATTATCATATAAAAATCAAAATAATAATTGGAAATATTTCGATGAATTTAATAATGATTATATTAATTGTATATTACCAATAAACGAAGATACATTTTATGTAGGTACTTGTAACAATGGCTTGATTAAATACGAAAATGGTGTATTAACTAATTATAACAAAAATAACAGCAGTTTAACTTGCAATTATATTCATGACATAACATTTGATAAAGAAGGGAATTTATGGGGAGCTTCAGGTGAAATTCAAATTGAAGACCCCGCAATTTTTAAATTTACAGATACTGATTTTGAAATATGGAACTGGCAAAATAATAAAATTCCTGATTATTATATTACAAAAATTAAGTTTGACTTAAATAATAATTTATGGTGTAATTCAATAGACACGAATGGTATTGTTGGTATTGAAAGTGGAGGAGGATTACAAAAATTTGATGGTAATAATTGGACAAATTTTAATATTTACAATTCAAATATTCCAAGTAATACAATTTTTGATATATTTATTGATTCTATTGATAATATCTGGATAGCAACATGTGCTGGTGGTATTGCAAAATTTAATGGTAATGCTAACTGGGAAATTTATAATGTACTTAACTCCGGCATAGCCCATAATATTGCAAACAAAATAATTATTACTAAGGACAATAAATTATGGGTTGGTCATTATATATGTAGTGGTGGTATTTCAGTTGCTGATTTAGATAAAATTGATAATATAATTAATACAAGAAATAAAAATATAATTGAGGGATTTGAAATTTTCCCTAATCCTTCAAATGACTATATAAATATAAGCATAAATTTTGAATATAACGGCTCTGCCTTATTAAGTATCTACAATCTTTCCGGTGCTAAAATATATTGTAATACAATTTATATTGAAAATAATATTGACAAAAATTTAGAATTTTATTTAACCGATCTAAATATTAAACATAATGGAGTATATATCTTTCAAATAGCAATAAACGACAGCTTTTATCATTTCAAATTTGTAGTAAATAAATAA
- a CDS encoding T9SS type A sorting domain-containing protein, with translation MKTKSLLLTIIMILILSLVGFGQDISEKKYFDNNKELGGDVIIKNSKVKIDGDYIYRIFEIESPEDGNFYLSAWLMAAKTNKGYLNYDLQVNNEKQKDKIRPTKSNWQTVELKNEELKLETIKLKKGTNNISFVALAPEIPEVEFIRLTKSKDKVIISDEKYKNFINSIKEEIKERENNPVIWTDDDSSKNKIVLPNPEGNYYNHIDETFKYTTYKSFYFSSGQQVFFTTYASDKYKHVLEVFSKYHPDSYTWSDLSNSNGLASVNVRINYTGTYYVRIRSYYQNSSGLVDLNVNGQYYYNDCAVSGNGFRNAHETPENYNYFTCKLTGDSRLWISDDTWPGKIIAQNDDYYGSGDFNWGWSSRVKKDFSVRIGAALISSYGSWNPTGKCDLYIKCKNSNIMSYFPNLKADDAIQSAPASGVYNCISWSGGITGYWEWPPSYYSNYYVPGNPLASFDNFYYDIRYPGAMRFTRSGATSSNSIVDLWALNGSYTHGSVTKSGNNNPHGYDWESKPGSLMRTFHPRNALNGNSYGSVNKYYRKISQISPHGDILRNITLNEAILEGLAVMDDVSFTSNELDKLNSKINEISFDTKNEFNNKYEKWKETWIKPEISQYSDPKKYAESDEYKLFIKFCKSKGEKIWPLLIEKLDEGTFFVINPLEDLTLKENMDLLDEVKNENKLNKNNINGAYIVRSPYINAMKYAKKLLFVNKEKSGTSINNEMFNENITSLEIYPNPVTSEAIVTFNMKNVTNVSLTVCDITGRSIIKIYQDNRLKAGQNNISINTFNLENGIYIVKLSSATQTITKKFIVNK, from the coding sequence ATGAAAACAAAAAGTTTATTATTAACAATTATTATGATTCTTATTTTATCACTGGTAGGATTCGGACAAGATATTAGTGAAAAAAAATACTTTGATAATAATAAAGAGTTAGGCGGCGATGTTATAATAAAAAATTCAAAAGTGAAAATTGACGGAGATTACATCTATCGCATTTTTGAAATAGAATCACCCGAAGACGGTAATTTTTATCTTAGTGCCTGGCTTATGGCTGCAAAAACCAATAAAGGTTATTTAAATTATGACCTTCAAGTTAATAATGAAAAACAAAAAGATAAAATTAGACCTACTAAAAGTAACTGGCAAACAGTTGAATTAAAAAATGAGGAGTTGAAATTAGAAACTATTAAATTAAAAAAAGGAACAAATAATATTTCTTTTGTAGCTTTAGCACCTGAAATACCGGAAGTTGAATTTATAAGACTTACTAAAAGTAAAGATAAAGTTATTATATCGGATGAAAAGTACAAAAACTTTATAAATTCTATAAAAGAAGAAATTAAAGAAAGAGAAAATAATCCGGTTATTTGGACAGATGACGATAGTTCAAAAAATAAAATTGTACTTCCTAATCCTGAAGGTAATTATTATAATCATATTGATGAAACCTTTAAATATACAACATATAAATCTTTTTATTTTTCTTCAGGACAACAAGTTTTTTTTACGACTTATGCATCAGATAAATATAAACATGTTTTGGAAGTATTTAGCAAGTATCATCCTGATAGTTATACATGGAGCGATTTATCTAACTCAAATGGACTTGCTTCTGTAAATGTCAGAATAAATTATACAGGTACATATTATGTACGTATAAGGTCGTATTATCAAAATAGCAGTGGATTAGTTGATTTAAATGTCAATGGTCAATATTATTATAATGATTGTGCAGTTTCGGGGAATGGTTTCAGAAATGCACATGAAACCCCTGAAAATTATAATTATTTTACTTGTAAATTAACAGGTGATAGTCGTTTATGGATTTCTGACGATACATGGCCAGGGAAAATAATAGCACAAAATGACGATTATTATGGCTCAGGAGATTTTAATTGGGGTTGGTCTTCGAGGGTTAAAAAAGACTTCTCTGTGCGAATAGGTGCTGCCTTGATTTCATCTTACGGCTCATGGAATCCAACAGGAAAATGTGATTTATATATTAAATGTAAAAACAGCAATATAATGTCTTATTTTCCTAACTTAAAAGCTGACGATGCAATACAGTCTGCACCTGCTTCAGGCGTTTATAACTGTATAAGTTGGTCTGGTGGTATTACTGGTTATTGGGAATGGCCTCCAAGCTATTACTCTAACTATTATGTACCAGGGAACCCGTTAGCTTCTTTTGATAATTTTTATTATGATATAAGGTATCCTGGAGCAATGAGGTTTACAAGAAGTGGTGCTACATCAAGTAACTCAATTGTAGATTTATGGGCTTTAAATGGTTCATATACACATGGTTCTGTAACAAAATCGGGTAACAATAATCCTCATGGATATGACTGGGAGAGTAAACCAGGCAGCTTAATGCGTACATTTCATCCACGCAATGCATTAAACGGCAATTCTTATGGCTCAGTGAATAAATACTATAGAAAAATCTCACAAATATCACCTCATGGCGATATATTAAGAAACATAACGTTGAATGAAGCCATTTTAGAAGGTTTAGCAGTAATGGATGATGTATCATTTACTTCAAATGAACTTGATAAACTTAATTCAAAAATTAATGAAATATCATTTGATACAAAAAATGAATTTAATAATAAATACGAAAAATGGAAAGAAACATGGATTAAACCGGAAATTTCTCAGTATAGTGATCCTAAGAAATATGCAGAATCTGACGAATATAAACTTTTTATTAAGTTTTGTAAATCAAAGGGTGAAAAAATATGGCCTTTATTAATAGAAAAATTAGATGAAGGTACCTTTTTTGTAATTAATCCTTTAGAGGATCTTACTCTTAAAGAAAATATGGATTTATTAGATGAGGTAAAGAATGAAAATAAACTTAATAAAAATAACATTAATGGGGCATACATTGTCAGATCTCCATATATAAATGCAATGAAATATGCTAAAAAGTTATTATTTGTTAATAAAGAAAAATCTGGCACATCAATAAATAATGAAATGTTTAATGAGAATATTACTTCATTAGAGATTTATCCTAATCCTGTAACCTCAGAAGCAATAGTAACATTCAATATGAAAAATGTAACGAATGTTTCATTAACAGTATGTGATATAACAGGAAGAAGTATTATTAAGATATATCAAGATAATAGATTAAAAGCAGGACAAAACAATATTTCTATAAATACCTTTAATTTAGAAAACGGTATTTATATTGTAAAACTTAGTTCAGCAACTCAAACTATTACTAAAAAATTTATTGTAAATAAATAA
- a CDS encoding sigma-70 family RNA polymerase sigma factor encodes MRDKFSNKEIIEGINNNTKAIFDYIEKKIKPKAKNIILNKGGNREDVKEVFQISMIKVFDKIREKTHIDNFEHYLLQTCKNVWLDKTKAAQDEKKKNEEYFRIHEFGENEVDEHERFLKVMEILNKLNKGCREIFQMKANNMSIKEIAEELGYTERYVINKKARCKKKYLKFLNKRN; translated from the coding sequence ATGAGAGACAAATTTAGCAATAAAGAAATCATTGAAGGTATCAATAATAATACTAAGGCAATTTTTGATTATATTGAAAAAAAGATAAAGCCAAAGGCAAAAAACATAATATTAAATAAAGGCGGAAATAGAGAAGATGTAAAAGAAGTCTTTCAAATTTCAATGATCAAAGTATTTGATAAGATAAGAGAAAAAACACATATTGATAATTTTGAACATTATTTATTACAAACATGTAAAAATGTATGGCTTGATAAAACCAAAGCAGCTCAGGATGAAAAGAAGAAAAATGAAGAATATTTTCGAATTCATGAATTTGGGGAAAATGAAGTGGATGAACATGAGAGGTTTTTAAAAGTAATGGAAATACTTAATAAGCTGAATAAAGGATGTCGTGAAATATTTCAGATGAAAGCAAATAATATGTCAATAAAAGAGATTGCGGAAGAGTTAGGCTATACAGAAAGATATGTTATTAATAAAAAAGCAAGATGTAAAAAGAAATATTTGAAGTTTTTAAACAAAAGAAATTAA